From a single Leclercia sp. AS011 genomic region:
- a CDS encoding PTS sugar transporter subunit IIB yields MITLLRVDHRLLHGQVAFSWTQYVGADCILIANDSVPNDELRKTTIKLAKPPSVKLVIKNINDSIEAIKSGVTDKYHLFIVVESVEDAWRLASEVEGIKSINLGGIKAKEGARNISKAINLLPDEIEKLTQLVGSGVEVEIRQVPNDRKQLLAESL; encoded by the coding sequence ATGATTACGTTACTGCGTGTTGATCACCGCTTATTACACGGCCAGGTAGCCTTTTCCTGGACGCAATATGTCGGGGCGGACTGCATCTTAATTGCCAACGACAGCGTGCCCAACGATGAACTGCGTAAAACCACCATCAAGCTGGCCAAGCCGCCGTCGGTCAAGCTGGTGATTAAAAATATCAACGACTCAATCGAGGCGATTAAAAGCGGCGTTACCGACAAGTACCACCTGTTTATTGTCGTGGAGTCGGTGGAGGATGCCTGGCGCTTAGCCTCAGAGGTGGAGGGGATTAAGAGCATCAACCTTGGCGGCATTAAAGCGAAAGAGGGGGCGCGGAACATTTCGAAGGCCATCAATTTGCTGCCGGACGAAATAGAAAAGCTCACTCAGCTGGTCGGCAGCGGCGTGGAAGTCGAAATACGCCAGGTGCCAAACGATCGCAAACAGTTATTAGCGGAATCGCTGTAA
- a CDS encoding PTS sugar transporter subunit IIA, whose product MKRHYIFASHGTLARGILDSVELILGKQQDIYTLCAYVDEHQDVTRQVAELLAGLPAQDEVIAITDIFAGSVNNEFIRYLHQPKFHLIAGLNLPLVIGLLISADEQDTEKLIHDALLSARESIQYCNHTIASAVQADKDF is encoded by the coding sequence ATGAAACGACATTACATTTTTGCCAGTCACGGCACCTTAGCCCGCGGGATACTCGACTCGGTCGAGCTGATCCTCGGCAAGCAGCAGGACATCTACACCCTCTGCGCCTATGTCGACGAGCACCAGGACGTCACCCGTCAGGTGGCGGAGCTGCTCGCCGGGCTACCCGCCCAGGATGAGGTGATAGCGATCACCGATATTTTTGCCGGCAGCGTCAATAACGAATTTATCCGCTATCTGCATCAGCCGAAATTTCATCTGATCGCCGGCCTTAATTTGCCGCTGGTCATCGGCCTGCTTATTTCCGCGGATGAACAGGATACTGAAAAATTAATCCATGACGCCTTATTAAGCGCCCGGGAAAGTATTCAGTATTGCAATCACACCATTGCCAGTGCGGTACAGGCAGATAAAGACTTCTGA
- a CDS encoding sigma 54-interacting transcriptional regulator, with amino-acid sequence MRNEILTFLANQTDFFDPENLSEVFTARYLAERFDLKRNTASHYLNQLVAQGELVKINTRPVYFLHKRAFSQQFFNLAGNEYDSIAQLLNDGDSRQEPPDHFALLIGHDGSLKKAIAQLKTALFYPDGGLPLLITGESGTGKSYMANLMHAFAISQGLLADDAPFVSFNCAQYASNPELLAANLFGYVKGAFTGAQSDKQGAFEAADGGMLFLDEVHRLNAEGQEKLFTWLDRKEIYRVGETAQGRPIRTRLVFATTEELHSTFLTTFLRRIPILVTLPDLQARSREEKEALILQFFWREAQKLNARLNLTPRLRQVLHHALYRGNVGELKNVVRYAVAAAWARQRGQEAISVTLQDLPEKVLAAIPVMSDAPVADEPLTIEPQTNLLWLLRAHDRTQGMIHDTQCQVLALYEEVLSGRSGWEEVHRRMGEEIETLFDRLVFHHRDTTASPVLQLTTQQVREAFYRLEQQFNVQFNGNGIYALSHYLVHRARSALSALSQERVRLLDDFLAQKYPLLYRFCQAMIAALTQKLDIDAQRIDALLLVLWLHKAGTVSQSQVTRAVILAHGYATASSIANVANRLLKHTVFESFDMPLDVTPEAIAQQVMHYIESNALASGLMILVDMGSLNAIHSHFQRRVSTPVAIVNNVSTSMALYVGERILQGHHIEEIASEIGADLPVEHQLFWPQASKPRVILTTCITGIGAAANLCQLLKASIPEALGIEIIACDYEMLSDARERAVAFNRYDMLAIVGTLDPQVPDVPWISLDSLIAGEGTRPLMRIFGDLATAEQVAEINNLLLKNFSLRRVIESVTILDTTKVINQVEQFVFRYEHLAGCQVPNERKVALYVHISCLIERLIRNASPTTYAGRQCPESELALLRQAFSVIESSYSVKIPVVELCYIHNILTHETEFIQADQEF; translated from the coding sequence ATGCGCAACGAAATCCTGACCTTCCTTGCTAACCAGACCGATTTTTTCGACCCGGAAAACCTGAGCGAGGTCTTTACCGCCCGCTACCTGGCCGAGCGGTTCGACCTCAAGCGCAATACCGCCAGCCACTATCTGAACCAGCTGGTGGCTCAGGGGGAGCTGGTCAAAATCAATACCCGCCCGGTCTACTTCCTGCACAAGAGAGCCTTCAGCCAGCAGTTTTTCAACCTGGCCGGGAACGAATATGACAGCATCGCCCAGCTGCTGAACGACGGCGACAGCAGGCAGGAGCCGCCGGACCACTTTGCCCTGCTGATCGGCCATGACGGCAGCCTGAAAAAGGCCATTGCCCAGCTGAAAACCGCGCTCTTTTATCCCGATGGCGGCCTGCCGCTGCTGATCACCGGAGAGAGCGGCACCGGCAAAAGCTATATGGCGAACCTGATGCACGCCTTCGCCATCTCCCAGGGGCTGCTAGCGGACGATGCGCCTTTTGTCAGCTTCAACTGCGCCCAGTACGCCAGCAACCCGGAGCTGCTGGCGGCGAACCTGTTCGGCTACGTGAAAGGGGCCTTTACCGGGGCGCAAAGCGACAAGCAGGGGGCCTTCGAGGCCGCCGATGGCGGGATGCTGTTTCTCGACGAGGTGCATCGCCTGAACGCCGAGGGCCAGGAGAAACTCTTCACCTGGCTCGACCGGAAGGAGATCTACCGGGTGGGGGAAACCGCTCAGGGTCGCCCCATCCGCACGCGGCTGGTCTTCGCCACCACCGAGGAGCTGCACAGCACCTTTTTAACCACCTTCCTGCGCCGTATTCCGATCCTGGTCACGCTGCCCGACCTGCAGGCGCGCTCCCGTGAGGAAAAAGAGGCCCTGATCCTCCAGTTCTTCTGGCGGGAGGCGCAAAAGCTGAACGCACGCCTGAACCTCACCCCCCGTCTGCGGCAGGTGCTGCATCACGCCCTTTATCGCGGTAACGTTGGCGAGCTGAAAAACGTGGTCAGGTATGCGGTCGCCGCCGCCTGGGCCCGACAGCGGGGGCAGGAGGCCATTAGCGTCACCCTTCAGGATCTGCCGGAGAAGGTGTTGGCCGCCATCCCCGTCATGAGCGACGCGCCCGTTGCGGACGAGCCGCTGACCATCGAGCCCCAGACTAACCTGCTATGGCTGTTGCGTGCCCACGACCGCACCCAGGGGATGATCCACGACACCCAGTGTCAGGTGCTGGCCCTCTACGAAGAGGTGCTCAGCGGCCGCTCGGGTTGGGAGGAGGTTCACCGGCGGATGGGAGAGGAGATCGAAACCCTGTTCGACAGGCTGGTGTTTCACCACCGGGACACTACCGCCTCGCCGGTGTTACAGCTCACCACCCAGCAGGTGCGGGAGGCGTTTTACCGCCTGGAGCAGCAGTTCAACGTCCAGTTTAACGGCAATGGCATCTATGCCCTCAGCCACTATCTGGTGCACCGCGCCCGGAGCGCGCTCTCGGCTCTGAGCCAGGAGCGGGTCCGGCTGCTGGATGATTTTCTCGCGCAAAAATATCCCCTGCTGTACCGCTTCTGCCAGGCGATGATCGCCGCCCTGACGCAAAAGCTCGACATCGACGCCCAGCGCATCGATGCCCTGCTGCTGGTGCTGTGGCTGCATAAAGCGGGAACGGTGAGCCAGTCTCAGGTGACGCGGGCGGTGATCCTCGCCCACGGCTACGCCACCGCCAGCAGCATTGCCAACGTGGCGAACCGCCTGTTGAAACACACGGTGTTTGAATCCTTCGACATGCCGCTGGACGTCACCCCGGAGGCGATTGCCCAGCAGGTGATGCACTACATCGAAAGCAACGCCCTGGCCTCCGGGCTGATGATCCTGGTGGATATGGGCTCGCTGAACGCCATTCATAGCCACTTCCAGCGCCGGGTCTCCACCCCGGTGGCGATTGTGAACAATGTCTCCACCAGCATGGCACTGTATGTCGGGGAGCGGATCCTGCAGGGGCACCACATCGAGGAGATTGCCAGTGAGATCGGCGCTGATTTGCCGGTGGAGCACCAGCTTTTCTGGCCCCAGGCCAGTAAGCCCCGGGTGATTCTTACCACCTGCATCACCGGGATCGGCGCGGCGGCCAATCTCTGTCAGCTGCTGAAGGCTAGCATCCCGGAGGCGCTGGGGATTGAGATTATCGCCTGCGATTACGAGATGCTCAGCGACGCCCGGGAGCGGGCGGTGGCCTTTAACCGCTACGACATGCTGGCGATTGTCGGCACTCTCGACCCGCAGGTGCCCGATGTGCCGTGGATCTCGCTGGACTCACTGATTGCCGGGGAGGGGACGCGGCCGCTGATGCGTATCTTTGGCGATCTCGCCACGGCGGAGCAGGTAGCGGAAATCAACAACCTGCTGCTGAAGAACTTCTCCCTGCGGCGGGTGATTGAGTCGGTGACCATTCTCGATACCACTAAAGTGATCAACCAGGTGGAGCAGTTTGTCTTCCGCTATGAGCATCTGGCGGGCTGTCAGGTGCCGAACGAACGCAAGGTGGCGCTCTATGTCCACATCAGCTGTCTGATTGAGCGGCTGATCCGCAACGCCTCTCCCACCACCTACGCCGGGCGACAGTGTCCTGAAAGCGAGCTGGCGCTGTTGCGCCAGGCCTTTAGTGTCATTGAGAGCAGTTATAGTGTCAAAATCCCGGTGGTCGAGCTCTGTTATATCCACAATATTCTGACTCACGAAACGGAATTTATTCAGGCAGATCAAGAGTTTTAA
- a CDS encoding NlpC/P60 family protein: MLFLLLLSLLAFSFTSCSAFSFELPASMLTLNRDTGFLPSTAPHETGPLRTRILEQYNHWKGTRYRWGGATHNGVDCSALMQHLFRDAAHLSLPRTTREQIHRGVQVEELSLKAGDLVFFQTGEHLRHVGVYIGDHQFIHASSSQGVTVSDLSDDYWHAHFITARRVTDNA, from the coding sequence ATGCTCTTTTTACTTTTACTCTCCCTGCTTGCGTTTAGTTTCACCTCTTGCTCTGCGTTCAGTTTTGAATTGCCCGCCTCAATGCTAACCCTCAATCGCGACACCGGCTTTTTGCCTTCAACCGCGCCTCATGAGACCGGGCCGCTGCGCACCCGTATCCTTGAGCAATACAACCACTGGAAAGGAACCCGCTATCGGTGGGGCGGTGCCACGCACAATGGCGTGGACTGTTCCGCCCTGATGCAGCACCTGTTCCGGGATGCGGCGCATTTGTCATTACCGCGCACCACCAGGGAGCAGATCCACAGAGGGGTTCAGGTTGAAGAGCTGAGCCTGAAAGCCGGGGACCTGGTGTTTTTCCAGACCGGCGAACACCTGCGCCATGTCGGCGTCTATATCGGCGACCACCAGTTTATTCATGCCTCATCCAGCCAGGGGGTCACCGTTTCTGACCTGAGCGATGACTACTGGCATGCGCACTTCATTACCGCCCGTCGGGTGACGGACAACGCCTGA
- a CDS encoding PTS mannose/fructose/sorbose/N-acetylgalactosamine transporter subunit IIC, with the protein MVEALLLGLVAFIAQSEYALGTSLLSRPIVTGLLTGLVLGDVQTGVIMGATLELAFIGSFSVGASIPPDVVTGGVLGVAFAITSGAGTETALLLGLPIATLTLVLKNVYLGMFIPMLSQKADGYADQADTRGIERMHLIAGFGLSLMLAAVVTVSFLVGSSAVKSLLDAIPEFIKHGLSVATGIIPALGFAMLARLLINKRVAPFFFLGFALMAYLKIPVTGIAILGAIVAVVMVNTTARNAPRPTTDQGVSDDDEDF; encoded by the coding sequence ATGGTAGAGGCACTTTTACTCGGGCTGGTGGCGTTTATCGCCCAGTCGGAATATGCCCTGGGCACCTCGCTGCTCTCCCGGCCCATTGTCACCGGCCTGTTAACCGGGCTGGTGTTAGGCGATGTGCAGACGGGCGTCATTATGGGGGCGACCCTGGAGCTGGCGTTTATTGGGTCGTTTTCGGTGGGGGCGTCGATTCCGCCGGATGTGGTCACCGGCGGGGTGCTGGGGGTAGCGTTTGCTATCACCTCCGGGGCGGGAACGGAGACGGCGCTGCTGCTCGGCCTGCCGATAGCCACCCTGACCCTGGTGCTGAAGAACGTCTATCTCGGCATGTTTATCCCGATGCTCAGCCAGAAGGCCGACGGCTATGCCGACCAGGCGGATACCCGCGGCATTGAGCGAATGCACCTGATCGCCGGGTTTGGCCTGTCGCTGATGCTGGCGGCGGTGGTCACCGTGTCGTTCCTGGTGGGCAGCAGCGCGGTGAAATCCCTGCTCGATGCCATCCCGGAGTTTATTAAGCACGGGCTCAGCGTGGCGACGGGGATCATTCCGGCGCTGGGCTTTGCGATGCTCGCCCGGCTGCTGATCAACAAGAGAGTGGCACCCTTTTTCTTCCTCGGCTTTGCCCTGATGGCGTACCTGAAAATACCCGTCACCGGGATCGCCATTCTGGGTGCCATTGTGGCGGTGGTGATGGTTAACACAACTGCGCGAAACGCCCCTCGTCCAACGACCGATCAAGGAGTCAGCGATGACGACGAAGATTTCTGA